In the Heteronotia binoei isolate CCM8104 ecotype False Entrance Well chromosome 13, APGP_CSIRO_Hbin_v1, whole genome shotgun sequence genome, one interval contains:
- the DNASE2 gene encoding deoxyribonuclease-2-alpha encodes MLRFLLVALILACCSPARGGISCYDDSGQPVDWFIVYKLPKSHHRSSAEGMRYMYQDGHTQGWVEGQSLMNSTEGAVGRTLQQLYMEAARRQEAETAHVLYNDEPPGELTSSKGHTKGVIFLDSAQGFWLLHSTPHFPDLQTNYSWPRSGLPNGQSFLCVTFPYSQFKEIGRQLLFTDPLVYDYRVEGSFAEDLPALLNASKGCHVQQEPWNSSITLTSLEGKEFISFAKFGRFGDDLYSGWLTEALASNLYAEFWLRSRGILPSNCSGPFHVYNVEAVAFQEPGPAFSTMVDHSKWCVATESDPGWACVGDMNRNRAEEWRGGGTLCLRDPAVWKAFYSLVQKYADCRGAGEAPLSG; translated from the exons ATGCTGCGCTTCCTGCTCGTGGCCCTGATCCTGGCCTGCTGCAGCCCTGCCCGCGGGGGCATCTCCTGCTACGACGACTCTGGGCAGCCCGTGGACTG GTTTATTGTCTACAAACTGCCCAAATCCCATCACAGATCCTCAGCTGAAGGGATGCGCTACATGTACCAAGACGGGCACACGCAGGGCTGGGTGGAAGGCCAGAGTCTCATGAACAGCACCGAGGGGGCCGTGGGCCGGACTCTGCAACAGCTGTACATGGAAGCCGCACGGAGGCAG GAGGCGGAAACGGCCCACGTCCTCTACAATGACGAGCCGCCAGGAGAGCTGACTTCCAGCAAAGGACACACCAAAG gAGTGATCTTTCTGGATAGCGCCCAGGGATTCTGGCTGCTCCACAGCACTCCGCACTTCCCGGACCTCCAGACGAACTACAGTTGGCCTAGAAGCGGCCTGCCCAACGGCCAGAGCTTCCTGTGCGTGACCTTCCCTTACAGTCAGTTCAAGGAGATCG GGAGACAACTGCTGTTCACGGACCCTCTCGTGTACGACTATCGGGTGGAAGGGAGCTTTGCCGAAGACTTGCCCGCCTTGCTGAATGCTTCCAAGGGGTGTCACGTCCAGCAGGAGCCCTGGAACTCCAGCATCACACTGACGTCGTTGGAGGGGAAGGAATTTATCAGCTTCGCCAAGTTTGGCCGCTTTGGGGATG ATCTGTACTCCGGCTGGTTGACGGAGGCTCTTGCGAGCAACCTCTATGCCGAGTTCTGGCTCAGGTCCCGAGGGATCCTGCCCTCCAACTGTTCGGGGCCCTTCCATGTCTACAACGTGGAGGCCGTGGCCTTCCAGGAACCGGGGCCTGCCTTCTCCACTATGGTGGACCACTCCAAGTGGTGCGTGGCGACCGAGAGCGATCCTGGCTGGGCCTGCGTTGGAGACATGAACCGCAATCGGGCCGAAGAGTGGCGGGGGGGAGGCACCCTGTGCCTCCGTGACCCGGCTGTCTGGAAGGCCTTCTACTCCTTGGTGCAGAAATACGCAGACTGCAGAGGGGCAGGGGAGGCACCGCTGAGTGGGTAG